GCATGGCCACATTGGCCGCGGCCGTGCTCTTGGCCGCGACGTCCATCGACGGCGGCGGGGAGACGAAGTGCTGCAACGGTTCCCCGACGCCGAAGAACATCAGGCCGATGCCCATGCCCGCGCTGAACATCATCGCGATCCAGGCCAGATTGCCGAACTCGGGTTCCTCGTCGTCCGCGCCGAGCCGGATGCGGCCGAACTTCACCGCGATCACCACACACAGCACCAGGAACAGGTCGGCGGCGATGACGAACAGCCATTCGAAGTTGTCCAGCACCCACTGCAGCGCGGTGTCGGAGGCCCGGCCGAAGCCGGTCTGGTCGACCGCCGCCCAGATCAGGACGGCGGCCACGGCGGCGACGCCGATGCCGATCAGGCGCGCGTCGGGTCTCGGTGTAGACGTGCTCTCGGTATCCATCACCCTCCACTATGGTCGGTAACGATGAGTTCGCCGAATGGACTCGCCGCGTCGACTCGCGCGGAGATCGCCCGGTCAGCGGCCGATAGCGGGATCGCCACGCGGATGCGAGCTGCCTCGGGTACGCGCGTGTTCACCGGCGGCGCTAGGCTCACCCGGGAAGCAGCACCGGACGCGCCGGGCCGGCGGGGGCGGGGTGGGACCGGGTCCCGTCGTCGGCGGAGCGCGGCGGTGCATCGACGCGCCGAGGGGGGACGCACATGTGGTTCGTGGTCGACACCGCCGAGCCGGACAAGGGGATCCGGCACGTGCCCGAGGACGGGCCGGCGCGCACGCGCTCGCTGACCCGGGCGATCCGGCCGAATTCACTCGCCGCGGTGGCCGTTTCGGTGGTCGGGCGGGCGATCGAAGCGGCCCGCCCCATCGGCCGCGAGGTTCCGGTGCGCGGTGAGGACCACCGCGTGCTCGCCATTCCGGTGCCGGGCCCGGACGGGGCGCCGCTCGCGGTGCAGCTGTGGGCCGCGGCTGCCCGGGTGACGCCGCCGGAGCCGCCCGCGGTGGACGTCTTCGTCTGGGACGGGCCGCAGTGGACGGTGCGCAGCAGCGGTGCGGGCGGGCCGGTGCTGCCACCCGGGCATCCACTGCTGCACGGCGCCTGGTTCCTGTCCAGGATCATCGAATGCGAGGGCCGCGACCGGCTGATGAGCGCGGCGCTCGACCCGCGGCCGGGGGTGTTCTGGCAGGGGTCGATGCAGGTCCGCACGCCCGACGATCGGACGACGCGCGTGTTCGGGTTCTTACGTCCGCACGGCACGAGCGCACTGCGGGCGGTGCTGTTGCAGATCGAATCGGCGCGCGCGCCCGGCCTGGTGCCGCCGACCTATCATCACGACGCGGCCGCCGCCCTGCTCGACGGGGCGACCGCGCTGATCGACCTGCAGAGCCTGCAGATCATCGA
This sequence is a window from Nocardia farcinica. Protein-coding genes within it:
- a CDS encoding GAF domain-containing protein → MWFVVDTAEPDKGIRHVPEDGPARTRSLTRAIRPNSLAAVAVSVVGRAIEAARPIGREVPVRGEDHRVLAIPVPGPDGAPLAVQLWAAAARVTPPEPPAVDVFVWDGPQWTVRSSGAGGPVLPPGHPLLHGAWFLSRIIECEGRDRLMSAALDPRPGVFWQGSMQVRTPDDRTTRVFGFLRPHGTSALRAVLLQIESARAPGLVPPTYHHDAAAALLDGATALIDLQSLQIIEWLTPPPAGIAWRHHPASRELDPAPDGREFSLATTHLVHPDDLARYLEALRDLSEHRRDEVRIRVRLLTVRRGWQLVELYCVRLPKGLPRFATCLIRIAR